From one Anopheles bellator chromosome 1, idAnoBellAS_SP24_06.2, whole genome shotgun sequence genomic stretch:
- the LOC131206097 gene encoding PRKR-interacting protein 1 homolog, whose product MEIRNEVKQSDKEFEKKKFVVRNAADVQRAKLEKLMKNPDKPVMIPTSAKDRDFSNAIPSFVRNVMGSSAGAGSGEFHVYRHLRRKEYARQKHIQEKSRTEQLDDDFQAKLEQNRQMAEDRTAKKRAKRQKRKAKQKANHGKKPKRVEQDEESSSSGGSDTEENDPSEAPPQSDDKTSEKEKEPVAAQADDTDEPCQPAEETGDKNVDQNPTDE is encoded by the exons ATGGAAATACGGAACGAAGTGAAACAATCGGACAAGGAGtttgaaaagaagaaatttGTGGTGCGAAATGCGGCCGACGTGCAGCGGGCCAAGCTGGAGAAGCTGATGAAGAATCCG GATAAACCGGTCATGATACCGACATCGGCGAAAGATCGTGACTTTTCCAACGCCATACCCTCGTTCGTCCGCAACGTAATGGGCTCCAGTGCCGGCGCCGGTTCCGGAGAGTTTCACGTGTATCGGCACCTGCGTCGCAAGGAGTACGCCCGCCAAAAGCACATCCAGGAAAAGTCACGCACCGAGCAGTTGGACGACGATTTCCAGGCGAAGTTGGAACAGAACCGGCAGATGGCCGAGGACCGGACGGCAAAGAAGCGTGCAAAACGGCAGAAGAGGAAAGCCAAACAGAAAGCGAACCACGGCAAGAAACCAAAGCGGGTGGAACAGGACGAGGAGTCTTCGTCCTCCGGCGGCAGCGATACCGAAGAGAACGATCCATCAGAGGCACCACCGCAATCCGATGATAAgacgagcgagaaagaaaaggaaccaGTGGCAGCCCAAGCCGACGATACAGACGAGCCATGTCAACCTGCTGAAGAAACGGGGGATAAAAATGTTGACCAAAACCCCACAGACGAATAG
- the LOC131206096 gene encoding lissencephaly-1 homolog yields MKMVLSQRQREELNQAIADYLGSNGYTDALEAFRKEADMPNEIERKYGGLLEKKWTSVIRLQKKVMELEAKLSEAEKEVIEGAPTKAKRTPSDWIPRPPEKFSLAGHRATVTRVVFHPVFSMMVSASEDATIKVWDFETGEYERTLKGHTDSVQDLAFDSQGKLLASCSSDLSIKLWDFQQTYECVKTMHGHDHNVSSVSFVPAGDFLLSASRDKTIKMWEVATGYCVKTFTGHREWVRMVRVNVDGSLMASCSNDHSVRVWQTNSKECKAELREHENTVECIAWAPESAAAAINEAAGADNKKGAHQGPFLASGSRDKTIRVWDVSSGLCLFTLAGHDNWVRGIVFHPGGKYMISASDDKTLRIWDLRNKRCMKTLYAHSHFCTSLDMHKSHPYVISGSVDTTVKVWECR; encoded by the exons TAACCAAGCGATTGCCGATTATCTGGGAAGCAATGGGTATACAGACGCACTGGAGGCCTTTCGGAAGGAGGCCGACATGCCGAACGAGATCGAGCGAAAGTACGGCGGGCTGCTGGAGAAAAAGTGGACCTCCGTCATCCGACTGCAGAAGAAGGTGATGGAGCTGGAGGCGAAGCTGTCCGAGGCCGAGAAAGAAGTGATCGAGGGCGCCCCGACCAAGGCGAAGCGTACGCCGAGCGACTGGAtaccgcggccaccggaaaagttttccctcgccggccaccgggccacggtgACGCGCGTCGTCTTTCATCCGGTCTTCAGCATGATGGTGTCGGCGTCGGAGGACGCCACGATCAAGGTGTGGGACTTTGAGACGGGCGAGTACGAGCGCACGCTCAAGGGCCACACCGACTCCGTGCAGGATCTTGCGTTCGACTCACAAGGGAAGCTGCTGG CTTCCTGTAGCTCCGATCTGTCGATCAAACTGTGGGACTTTCAGCAAACGTACGAGTGCGTTAAGACAATGCACGGTCACGATCACAACGTGTCGTCGGTTTCGTTcgtgccggccggcgactTCTTGCTCTCTGCGTCGCGTGACAAAACGATCAAGATGTGGGAGGTGGCCACCGGGTACTGCGTGAAAACgttcaccggccaccgggagtgGGTGCGCATGGTGCGCGTCAACGTCGACGGTTCGCTGATGGCGTCCTGCTCAAATGATCACTCGGTACGGGTATGGCAAACGAACTCAAAGGAGTGCAAG GCTGAGCTGCGAGAGCACGAAAATACGGTAGAATGCATCGCCTGGGCACCAGAATCGGCTGCAGCGGCAATAAACGAGGCGGCCGGAGCGGACAACAAAAAGGGCGCCCATCAGGGCCCCTTCCTGGCGTCCGGGTCGCGAGACAAAACGATCAGG GTCTGGGACGTCAGCTCCGGTTTGTGCCTGTTCACGCTGGCCGGCCACGACAATTGGGTGCGTGGTATCGTGTTCCATCCCGGCGGCAAGTACATGATTTCGGCGAGCGACGACAAAACGCTGCGCATCTGGGATCTGCGCAACAAGCGCTGCATGAAGACACTGTACGCTCACTCGCACTTCTGCACATCGCTGG ATATGCATAAATCCCATCCTTACGTCATATCCGGCAGCGTGGACACGACGGTCAAAGTATGGGAGTGTCGCTAA